A part of Rhodamnia argentea isolate NSW1041297 chromosome 8, ASM2092103v1, whole genome shotgun sequence genomic DNA contains:
- the LOC115741185 gene encoding transcription factor GTE8-like isoform X2 has protein sequence MMVQNARLPGDYYRSSFAAAGESEGSGSSGRIDTEFTVSEDSSGPAKKCINLNTNRGVRFFVRSEVLPLSNISPSERKDLIHRLRLELEQIRTLQKKIESQRATGATLSSSSDILSCSNGQGLQAAAARKSSVKTSGREKKVDTPDGKVRGWNRDATGKFESVKQPSAPRAANATLMKDCETLLNRLMSHQYGWVFNQPVDVETLDIPDYLDVIKHPMDLGTIKGKMRSGAYSSPLEFLTDVSLTFSNAMTYNPPSNDVHLMADTLNKFFEVRWKTIEKKLVGGGIQPPSTKSAPSEEVKAAKSKPLPKKRKMSSQQEVMPAPLLQVMTDEEKHKLGQELESLMGEMPENIIDFLREHSSNGRESVEEEIEIDIDDLGNDVLFTLRNLLDEYLQEKQKKLACVEPCEIEILNESGFSNSSMQPCRGHNAGDEEVDIGGNEPPVSSHSPMEIEKDSGHNSCSESGIDNVKASDTEKLTKEREIANSEEARRRAEAEALAEAKRKRELEREAARQALLKMEKTVEINENSRFLEDLEMLRTAPGEHLPSSADETSPDHNLEALGSFNLGGSNPLEQLGLFMKADEEEEEAEPPAFSNHEDVEEGEID, from the exons ATGATGGTTCAAAATGCAAGGCTGCCCGGAGACTATTACCGAAGCTCGTTTGCTGCAGCTGGTGAATCTGAGGGATCTGGTAGTTCGGGACGTATCGACACAGAGTTTACTGTTTCAGAGGATTCTAGTGGTCCAGCCAAGAAATGCATCAACCTAAACACGAATAGAGGGGTTCGGTTTTTTGTGCGCTCGGAAGTCCTTCCTCTATCGAACATTTCACCTTCTGAAAGAAAAGATTTGATACATAGGTTGAGGCTTGAACTTGAACAGATCCGGACTCTCCAGAAGAAAATTGAGTCCCAGAGAGCAACTGGGGCTACATTGTCGTCGTCTAGTGATATTCTAAGCTGCAGCAATGGGCAAGGTTTGCAGGCTGCTGCTGCTAGGAAATCATCTGTGAAGACTTctgggagagaaaagaaagtagATACACCTGATGGAAAAGTTCGTGGTTGGAATCGTGATGCAACGGGAAAGTTTGAGTCAGTAAAGCAGCCTTCAGCTCCAAGGGCTGCCAATGCAACGTTAATGAAAGATTGTGAGACTCTTTTAAATCGTCTGATGTCCCATCAGTATGGTTGGGTTTTTAATCAACCTGTTGATGTGGAGACATTGGACATTCCCGACTATTTGGACGTGATTAAACATCCTATGGATTTGGGAACCATAAAGGGAAAAATGAGATCAGGTGCTTATTCGAGCCCATTAGAGTTTCTCACTGATGTGAGCCTTACCTTCAGCAATGCGATGACCTATAATCCTCCCAGCAATGATGTCCACCTGATGGCTGATACTCTAAACAAATTTTTTGAAGTCAGGTGGAAAACCATTGAAAAGAAACTTGTGGGTGGTGGAATACAACCACCATCAACAAAATCAGCTCCATCTGAGGAGGTGAAAGCAGCCAAGTCAAAACCTCTTcctaaaaagaggaaaatgtcGAGTCAACAAGAAGTTATGCCTGCACCTCTTCTGCAGGTAATGACAGATGAGGAGAAGCATAAACTAGGCCAGGAATTGGAGTCTTTGATGGGAGAAATGCCTGAAAATATTATCGATTTCTTGAGAGAGCATAGTTCAAATGGAAGGGAATCTGTAGAAGAGGAGATTGAGATTGACATAGATGATCTCGGCAATGATGTTCTTTTCACATTAAGGAATCTGCTAGATGAGTATTTGCAAGAGAAACAGAAGAAGCTAGCATGTGTTGAACCTTGTGAAATAGAG ATCTTGAATGAATCTGGCTTTAGCAATTCATCTATGCAACCGTGTAGAG GACACAATGCTGGCGATGAAGAAGTTGATATTGGAGGAAATGAACCTCCTGTATCAAGCCATTCACCGATGGAAATAGAAAAGG ATTCAGGCCATAACAGTTGCTCTGAGAGTGGAATTGATAATGTCAAGGCTTCAGACACTGAAAAATTGACAAAG GAAAGGGAAATTGCCAATTCTGAAG AAGCCCGAAGGCGAGCTGAAGCCGAAGCTCTTGCTGAGGCCAAGCGGAAGAGGGAACTGGAGAGAGAAGCTGCTCGACAGGCTTTGCTCAAG ATGGAGAAGACAGTGGAGATAAATGAGAATTCTCGGTTCCTTGAAGACTTGGAAATGCTCAGGACTGCTCCAGGAGAGCACTTACCGAGCTCTGCCGATGAGACGAGCCCAGATCATAATCTGGAAGCACTGGGAAGCTTCAATCTCGGGGGTAGTAACCCCTTAGAACAACTTGGCCTGTTCATGAAAGcggatgaggaggaggaagaagccgAACCACCTGCATTTTCAAATCACGAAGATGTCGAGGAAGGGGAAATAGATTGA
- the LOC115741185 gene encoding transcription factor GTE8-like isoform X1, with amino-acid sequence MMVQNARLPGDYYRSSFAAAGESEGSGSSGRIDTEFTVSEDSSGPAKKCINLNTNRGVRFFVRSEVLPLSNISPSERKDLIHRLRLELEQIRTLQKKIESQRATGATLSSSSDILSCSNGQGLQAAAARKSSVKTSGREKKVDTPDGKVRGWNRDATGKFESVKQPSAPRAANATLMKDCETLLNRLMSHQYGWVFNQPVDVETLDIPDYLDVIKHPMDLGTIKGKMRSGAYSSPLEFLTDVSLTFSNAMTYNPPSNDVHLMADTLNKFFEVRWKTIEKKLVGGGIQPPSTKSAPSEEVKAAKSKPLPKKRKMSSQQEVMPAPLLQVMTDEEKHKLGQELESLMGEMPENIIDFLREHSSNGRESVEEEIEIDIDDLGNDVLFTLRNLLDEYLQEKQKKLACVEPCEIEILNESGFSNSSMQPCRGHNAGDEEVDIGGNEPPVSSHSPMEIEKDSGHNSCSESGIDNVKASDTEKLTKEREIANSEGRGDEMTRSSELIDINRSLSMLDQPEQTSMQKAGSVDSDSFGESAPIERQVSPDKLYRAALVKNRFADTILKAREKTLTQGDKGDPEKFRREREELEMQRRKEKARLQAEAKAAEEARRRAEAEALAEAKRKRELEREAARQALLKMEKTVEINENSRFLEDLEMLRTAPGEHLPSSADETSPDHNLEALGSFNLGGSNPLEQLGLFMKADEEEEEAEPPAFSNHEDVEEGEID; translated from the exons ATGATGGTTCAAAATGCAAGGCTGCCCGGAGACTATTACCGAAGCTCGTTTGCTGCAGCTGGTGAATCTGAGGGATCTGGTAGTTCGGGACGTATCGACACAGAGTTTACTGTTTCAGAGGATTCTAGTGGTCCAGCCAAGAAATGCATCAACCTAAACACGAATAGAGGGGTTCGGTTTTTTGTGCGCTCGGAAGTCCTTCCTCTATCGAACATTTCACCTTCTGAAAGAAAAGATTTGATACATAGGTTGAGGCTTGAACTTGAACAGATCCGGACTCTCCAGAAGAAAATTGAGTCCCAGAGAGCAACTGGGGCTACATTGTCGTCGTCTAGTGATATTCTAAGCTGCAGCAATGGGCAAGGTTTGCAGGCTGCTGCTGCTAGGAAATCATCTGTGAAGACTTctgggagagaaaagaaagtagATACACCTGATGGAAAAGTTCGTGGTTGGAATCGTGATGCAACGGGAAAGTTTGAGTCAGTAAAGCAGCCTTCAGCTCCAAGGGCTGCCAATGCAACGTTAATGAAAGATTGTGAGACTCTTTTAAATCGTCTGATGTCCCATCAGTATGGTTGGGTTTTTAATCAACCTGTTGATGTGGAGACATTGGACATTCCCGACTATTTGGACGTGATTAAACATCCTATGGATTTGGGAACCATAAAGGGAAAAATGAGATCAGGTGCTTATTCGAGCCCATTAGAGTTTCTCACTGATGTGAGCCTTACCTTCAGCAATGCGATGACCTATAATCCTCCCAGCAATGATGTCCACCTGATGGCTGATACTCTAAACAAATTTTTTGAAGTCAGGTGGAAAACCATTGAAAAGAAACTTGTGGGTGGTGGAATACAACCACCATCAACAAAATCAGCTCCATCTGAGGAGGTGAAAGCAGCCAAGTCAAAACCTCTTcctaaaaagaggaaaatgtcGAGTCAACAAGAAGTTATGCCTGCACCTCTTCTGCAGGTAATGACAGATGAGGAGAAGCATAAACTAGGCCAGGAATTGGAGTCTTTGATGGGAGAAATGCCTGAAAATATTATCGATTTCTTGAGAGAGCATAGTTCAAATGGAAGGGAATCTGTAGAAGAGGAGATTGAGATTGACATAGATGATCTCGGCAATGATGTTCTTTTCACATTAAGGAATCTGCTAGATGAGTATTTGCAAGAGAAACAGAAGAAGCTAGCATGTGTTGAACCTTGTGAAATAGAG ATCTTGAATGAATCTGGCTTTAGCAATTCATCTATGCAACCGTGTAGAG GACACAATGCTGGCGATGAAGAAGTTGATATTGGAGGAAATGAACCTCCTGTATCAAGCCATTCACCGATGGAAATAGAAAAGG ATTCAGGCCATAACAGTTGCTCTGAGAGTGGAATTGATAATGTCAAGGCTTCAGACACTGAAAAATTGACAAAG GAAAGGGAAATTGCCAATTCTGAAGGCCGCGGGGATGAAATGACTAGGAGCAGCGAACTGATTGATATAAACC GTTCTCTCAGTATGTTGGACCAACCTGAGCAGACTTCCATGCAAAAGGCAGGCTCTGTCGACTCGGATAGCTTCG GGGAAAGTGCTCCTATCGAGAGGCAGGTCTCCCCAGACAAGCTATATCGTGCAGCTTTGGTGAAGAATAGATTTGCTGATACGATCTTAAAGGCTCGAGAAAAGACACTCACACAG GGTGACAAGGGTGATCCTGAAAAATTTCGCCgggagagagaggagcttgAAATGCAGCGAAGGAAGG AAAAAGCGCGATTGCAAGCGGAAGCAAAAGCTGCTGAAGAAGCCCGAAGGCGAGCTGAAGCCGAAGCTCTTGCTGAGGCCAAGCGGAAGAGGGAACTGGAGAGAGAAGCTGCTCGACAGGCTTTGCTCAAG ATGGAGAAGACAGTGGAGATAAATGAGAATTCTCGGTTCCTTGAAGACTTGGAAATGCTCAGGACTGCTCCAGGAGAGCACTTACCGAGCTCTGCCGATGAGACGAGCCCAGATCATAATCTGGAAGCACTGGGAAGCTTCAATCTCGGGGGTAGTAACCCCTTAGAACAACTTGGCCTGTTCATGAAAGcggatgaggaggaggaagaagccgAACCACCTGCATTTTCAAATCACGAAGATGTCGAGGAAGGGGAAATAGATTGA